One Gopherus evgoodei ecotype Sinaloan lineage chromosome 1, rGopEvg1_v1.p, whole genome shotgun sequence genomic window, TAACTCTTCCTCAAAATGACAGAAAGCTTTAACATATTGCAGCCCATTAGAAACCCAGACACCTCTCCCTGAGGCTGCTTTTCTATGTTGGCAATTGCTGACATTGCCATGAGGTTGTGGTGGGGTTGCCCACTGGATAAGGGATGGTTCGGGTGGGGGAGGTATCAGAGACAGTCTACTACAGTGTgacccacccctcaccccaggaGGCCTTGTTACACCTCTTTGGTCTCTGCATCAGGGAGGAtgtccatttcccattttgcccAGTTTCAGAACTCTGTGCCACTACGATCTGGATTCTGCATGTCCCCccccgcgcacacacacacactgcaatccTGGTCATCCCCCAGCAAGATTTCTAACACTGCCTGGTTTCCTCCAAGTCAGAaacatgcttttattttttctgcCTTTTGATAGTTCTTGTGCTCTCCAGAATCAGAGATGCAGGGGCACGGAGAGAGCAGACCCTTCTCCcgcccagaaaaaaaaatgttatcctAATTGTTTTAAAGCTATAAGCCTGTGAGTTTCCAATTTCAGCAACTCTACAGTATGATGTTCCCTTATGAATatgatgaacatgggggtgtagggtgttcccccaaggtacagagtgtcacataCGGTCAGTTCTTTTTGCTCCAAATTAGCTCACCTGTCCTCACTAGAGGCTCATGGCCAGTGtgaatcaggccatttatttaagtcCCTACATGTGAATTTAAGGTGAACTCCTGGTCACGttcagagttttgccattgatctcaGAGGGACGAAGATTGAATTCAGCTTTAGTGTTTAACTTTTGGCTCTGAGCTGTGAAAATCAGGGCTTCAGGACTTGCTACAGACAGCGCTATTCTGTGAGGCTCTGAAAGAGTCTGAAGGAAACCCCTCATTTATGTGTTGTTCTGAGACTGGTCGTTAAAGATTTCAAAACACAGGGAGACCAGTGTCAATCTGGAGTGACCCAGTGGAGCAGAATGTGAGAGGAAAATGTGGCCAGTGTGTGACCCATTCTTGTTGTGAGCCCTGTGGTAACACAGACACCAGCAGCAGAGGCTTTGGCTGAACTTTGTAAAAGAGCAGAGAAGTTACTCAATTGGAAAAATTGAGCAAACCGGAGGaaaaaatcacacagccccccccAGGAAGAAAGCTACTGAGACATATAGAAGGACATAGTAAGAGACAAAGAACTGatcttaaaaacaattttttgtctAAATTATTTCCAATACGTTTGTAGTTCCAATTTTATCAGGTAAATCCCTTTGTGTTACTGACAATGCTAAACAGTTCAAGTCTCTGTCCTGGTGAATTCCTGCCCAGATGGTTCTTGATTTGAACCCTCAAACCCTTCCTGAGCCCTTACCACTAACTTTAATGCAGAAAGAGGCAACTCACCGAAATCTCACTCAGCCCAGAGAGGAAATCTCCATGCTGCAACAGGAAGGCAGAGCCCAGAGAAACAGCGTATGAACCTCAGATATCTGACACTCAGCGTGCTGTCCAGCAACCTTTATGATTCCTCTGAATAGTCCTTGAGGACTTTCAGGTTGGCCAGGACTCCCAGACAATTCCCTGGGCTTTGTGAGCAGCAGGAAAGGCAGAAAATAGATCCTGCTGAACTACAGCTTGAGAGCCTCCCATGGGAATGAAATGATTTGCCAGTTCCCAGGGCTCAGATTCTCAGGGGAAACTTAGTCTAGCAGACTGTTCAGCCTAACACCAGGGGATCAGATTGTCGAGGCAAACTGAGTCTCGCAATCTGGTCAGATTAGCAATTCATGATGACTTCTTTTTCCCTGTGTGTAATATACTGCCATCTGCAGTGTGTGGGGGAATGCTGCCATAAGATACGGGGCCAAAAACTATTTTCAATTGATCATAGCAGCGTACCTCTGTGTACCACACAGGTAGTTGTAATACACAGTTAATTAGCCTCTAAAAGTCACTGTCactatccagtttgcaaattaattccaattctgcagtttctcattggagtctgtttttgaagttttttgttggcgtattcatgtgtctgacaaagtgggtattcatccggaagagctcatgctccaacacgtctgttagcctataaggtgccacagaactctgtcgctttttacagatccaggctaacatggctacccctctgacacttgttGGAGTATTGAGACTTTGAGGCCTGTAACtgggtgaccagggaggttgaagggtTCTCCAACTGGATTTTGAacattataattcttgacatctgatttgtgtctatttatttatttattattaaaatggaCACACTCCCCACTTCCCCCGTGGCCCCTCCGCTGCCACTCACCAAGTCCcgttgggagttggacatctgagtgttggATACAGGAACACAtcttgagctgttttcagttaagcctacagtTTAGGGGAtgttgttcagacctgggtctgggtttgtagaAGGCTAACGTGTCTGGCTCGAGTAGGCAAGGTTCTGGAGTCCCACGCTGGCAGGAAAAATGGCTTAGAGGTAGTCCCAGCATATctgttggcagttcccaaggggctttttgtgatccaacccgtcacacagtGTATATACATAGCAGTGGGGTGATCTCACAACATTTTTTGCTGTACTCCACTTACATGACCCTGCTGTGACAATGGCCCCATCATAACACTATGCTACAACCGACAAGTTTTCAGTCCCTGATGCTTGTAAGAACTGCTTACTGTTGTGATAGATGGTGCCAGCATCCTCTCACTCGGAAAAATCAATTAATCCTAGTAATCGTTCCTATATTTCCAGATTTTCTGTGTATCTCACACAGACTGTGATTTCTTCTTGTTTAAAATTGCATGGTGTGTCAACAAGGACAGAACGAAACCCATTCTTCTGAACGTGCTGAATGATTGAACGAAACCCATTCTTCTGAACGTGCTGAATGATTGTGCTTTTCACAATAGCAGCAGCAATTCTTTAAAGCTCATTCTGAGTTGAGTGGCTTGTGAGATTGAAAGAACCactctccttttttgttttgttttctattttgcaAATGCTTCATCATACTTTCAAATCCAAATGCATAATTCCAGAAAGTTTTGACAGTTTCCTGGTGCTTCTTTCTCATCCTGCCCCTGCAATGCAAGTCCTTGGTTTGCCAGTTAATGCAGTACACTGGTGACCCTTGCAGCATAGTCTCTGTTTTCATGTAACACCATCTTGTGAGAATGTGACAGCTCTGCCACTACAGAGCCCATTTCTTTTGACTGTTTGAAAAAATGCCACCTTtcaggtcactgcttgtgtatGGCAGATGGTATCTGTTTCTGAAGAGTTTTCCCTGTATTTTTTCTGTCCCTTACTCTGTTTTTTGGTGAATGCAGGGTCTCTCAACCCACTGGAAAACTGTCTGCCAGGAAAGCAGAATACAGCATATGCCTGCTTGCTGTACtctaaaaatgaaaatgtcttgTCATGTTCCCATGTAAATGAGAAAGGTTGAGACAGAACTTTGTATATTCTTGTGTCCCTAGTTCACTTTCTCTCCTTTGCACCACTTAATCACCTATGGCATTTGCACCCCTCTGCTCTTTGGCTCATTTCTGGCTCCTCTGCCTGGCCCAGCTGTGGGACTTCGTCTGCTGCTGTCCCTGCTGATGCTGGAGCAACTCAGCTAAGGGGgctggaactttgggggccaggGCCACTTTTAAATGTGATGCTGTTTTTCACTGGCAAGCAAACAGAGGTGAGGGCCTCACTGGCAGGGGTAGAGGGCAGAGTGAGTGGTGGTTAGCAGGATCATGTGGGAAAGAGGTGAAGAAGGGGAGAGACTGAATGTGCTCAAGCTATGGGGACCTCTCTAGGGAGGACAGGAGTGACTCAGAGGGAAGTGGTGAGTGACACAGGCCTAAGTAGAGGGcacagcagggatgggaagaggcagagtgtgggtggggctgcATGATCTGTGAGAATCTTCTAATgacaaacagaggcagagagcagAACGTAGATCCTTTGAAGAATGCCAATGGGGGACGTAGACTCTGTTGAAGATGTTGCGACATACCCTACCACAAGATTGAACAAGTGACATCCACATGGAATGAAAAATGCTCTTGGGTTTTCATTAAGGATTCTTGTCTCTACAcccttgttttttctctttcatgtTCGCATCATTGTCATAATCCTGGCCCCGGCAGTCTTGGATATTTATGGCACATTCCTTCAGAGCAGTGAGTATAGTATCAGCTAGTCCTTCCCTTGTGGACTGGTACACTGTTTTAAAACTGGTAAAGTGCTTTTGAATTGTCTCTTTGCCATCCGAAGTGTCAAGGAAACTAACAGTGAAAGACATCTTTTCAGAAAGGCTCACATCTGAAGTACAGTCCAATATCACAGAGTAGTACTTGGAACTCCTTAAGCTTTTAACAATATCTTGCAGGACTTTCTTCACCAATAATTCAATTATCTCATTCTCGATTCTTTTTTCATAATAGTGATCCGAGAACTCCCTGGAAAGTATGTGCTGCAAATGTCCCTTCATTACTCTGCTGTAGTTTCCTATAAACTCTACCAAACCCAAGAAGATCCCATTGTTCACTGTGTAGATCTTGTCAGAAGAGCCTCGGAAAGCCATGTTACTTTTAGAAAGATAAAGTGTTATTGTCATGAGTCTCTTTTAATGTTCTCCCACTGTTTTGTCTCTTGTTTAATCACACGTTGAAGCTCCACATCGATGCAATTATCCTGTTTTATCCTTTGCTCTGCTTCAGCCCATGTTTGGAAGCAATTGAAATGACTATGCGACTTTTCATGACACACCAGAATCTAAGACATGTGCTCCCAATTCTTTGACCATTCAAATGCTAGGATGATTTCGGATTGAAGTAGAAGAGCTTGCAGCAGAAACAGAAACCATTGACAGATTTCAAGTATTTTTTCATTGTGCCTGCACCTTTCTTCGTTGCACTCATTACCTTAGCTTTTTGTTCCTGTTCTGAATACCAGGCATCTTCTGGAGACATTTTGTTTCCTTCCAAGTTTCCTGAAATACCAAAAAATCTGAACAACCACTAAGTAGCAAGATACTTGTCACACAGTGTTACATATTTGTTTTAACAGCTTTAAAGCCTGAACTCTTTGAATCGCAACTTCTACTGTCATTAAAAAATTATCTGATCTCCCTCGATaacttcccacaactgtgaaaactaaaaattataaaaatacaaaataatcttAAAAATACGTTGTTGATATTACCCATCAGTTATAAAAAGACTAATAACTGAATTTTGACAAACCGATTAATAAGCCACTAGAGCAGCAGGGTTGAAACATCTCTGTGGAGAGAAAGGCAGAGCCTATCTCCACCAGAGTTATCTCCTAGTTTAAAGTCCTGAAACTTTGAAGTCCCAGTCCCACATTGTCCTCACACTAACAGCAGGAGCCCCAGTGACTTCCAGAGGATGAACAAGGTTTGCAGGATATGGGATTAAATCAGAGATGGGAGAAAAGGAAGGAGTTTATTTATTCTTGATGCAGTATAGAAATGTGCACAACGCAGTGTCCAACAGCTTAGACAAAGCCTTGCCCTGGGAATTTTAGTGTTCTGTGAAGTAGAACTGGTGGAAACAGAAGCAGTTACAAACAGAAAGCCTGAGGGTGGGGATAGGCAATCAGGGATTGAAAGAAAGGGAGATCGGTTTTAAGGCAGTTGCAGCAGGCAGGCACAACTTACTTAATGGTTAATCTGACATAAAAACTCCAGAACCACTGTGCTGGGAACATCCATAGGACAAGGCACAGTGCATGGAGTGAGCATGCTTCTCTCCTAACAACTGTGGCTTCTGTTTCAACTCCTGTTCAGATGGGTGGAGGAGGCTCATAGAGGTGCTGATCTCACACGCATTTATCTCCTGACTTTGGGGAGGCAGCCCCTGGGACCAAGAGAGTGAAGCCTCTGAGTCAGGGGAGCAGAGAGAACCCTTATCTgctgatagtgtgtgtgtgtgtggggggggaatgtAAAGGTCCCACTCCCAACAGCTCGAGtcatgctccccctcccctggcagccTCCTGCTTACCCTCAGTTCCCCTATGGGAACGCAGCTCTTCCTCCCTTACCTCTCCCTGGGGAGCTAAAGCAGCAGCCTcttccagcagcccctccctgcagctcccagctactTGGTGCATATGCTGCTGTTTGCCTCTCTCAGTTCCCAGCTCTAGTAAGTGCCATGGGCAGGTGGAATGGGGGGCTCAGCAGACAAACCCTGCAGGTACCATGCAGGGTCGGGGGCAGCATCCAAACCCTGGCAGAAAACTGGGTGTGGGGTTCTGTGACCTTGTGGTTCCCCTCCGTGTGTTACTTGTCTGCAGGTTAGGGATGGGAGCAGTCTGCAGCACCCCTGGTTAGTGTAGTTCTCACCTGTGCGGAACCAAGGTGAGCTCCCCTATCTGCCAGGAGTGCCAGGGGAAGAGCAAGCCATTTCCTGGGCAAGTGTGAGGCTCTTAGGGGATGACAGTGCATGACAACCCTCAGCACAACCTAGATAGCAGGAAGGTGCCAAGGCCTCAGCCGGGCCTGGacacccctgctcccactgcaaGAGTAACCTGATTGAGTGCATGCCTGGTCAAGCTGCTGCTGGGGTCTGCTGGTGCATGTCTCTcacctggctggctgcctgcctgcctccttaAGCCCAGTGGCTCTTGCTCGGCAGGTCAGGTCACGCAGGTGTATCAAACCATGCTCACTTCAGTACGTCACTCTGGGCCATCGCCCGGAACACCCTTGTCAAAAACTGGCCTGCGGTTGACCCCCAGTCCTATCGTGATcacttaggacaggggctagggtgtccccacacTGGGTGGCCGTTCTGCAACAGACACTTCCCTGACCCGCTGATCACTGCATGACGTTAAAACCAcgtacaatttattaaacagcagttGAAAGAAAAACAAGGAACAAATGGAGAAGTTAAGGGAAACAAGGAACCCATTTGTGGGCATGGGAAACCCCACAAATGGCTGTTTCTGGGATGTTAAAAAAGCTCTTCCTCACACGTCCCAGGTCTCCGTCCCAGCTCTGGCTCCGTTGTGGTGATATCACAGGAAAGACacctgctctggcagtggccatgCTCCCTCAGAGTCTAGATGTCAGGACCCTTGTGCCCAGCATCTGCCTTCCCACTGGGTCCATGTCCCCGCTTCTGAGTCCAGCCTTCAAAGCCCTCCTGTCTAGCAGCATCTCCCAGTGCTGAGCCCTCTGTCCACGGCCCCACTTTGATTTCTCCAGCTGCTTATTTAACTTGGCTGCCGTGTTATTTGTGGCAGGTCCGGCATCCACTACCCTGGCTCTGTCCCCGCAACTCCATGCTGTAGCTCAACCCTGACTCCTCATAGGAGCAGTGCGTCTCTGCTGTCTCAGCTCCTGCCTCTTGTCTGCTGCAGCCCGCagctctgcctcagcactgctgctctgcctccagccaaaCTCTGACTCTTCtgagctgcttctctggcccagGCTGGTTGCTAGACGTCTAATGAATTCATAGCCCAAAATCACTAGGAAAAGAACCCAAAATAGTCCAATCTATTTATTGAAACAAAGggattattttttattaacaCAGTGATCTGTTCATCAAataacaaatgaaatattttttagcTATCTATTtcagattttgattaaaaaaaaaaagctgcaagcCCCAGCAGGAGTTGAAACTATGAGATGAAAATCAAATTCACATTCAAAACCCTAATACTGGTACTTGTATCCTGACTGAGGGTTGGCAgatgttttaaacaaataatggcAAATAGGGGTGTTAAAAATAGCCCCAAAGGAGCCCAAAACATATGTAGtgtcaaaacaaaaataacattagtatgccaatattttgtgttaaataaatttgttactctttGTCTCTAAAAGGCAATATTTCATCCTCGCTGTCTACATCTGAAGTAAAATGCTTCTGCTGAGGGTCCTACATCAGCAGTGACCCGTACAATCATTTCTTTTGTTGCTGTAAACTGTTCACAATAGATTTAGTATCATTGCATATACACGCTAGCAAGAAGAATATTTTCTAAAAGTTCCTCTTGCATCTTGTTGtgcagttttgtttttatcaagtTCCTGAGAAAACTCTCTTTCAGCTGCAGCGTTGCTAAAAGGTAGCGACAGCAATGATAGAGCACATGAGACAAGTTCACTAAAATCTTTGCACTCAGTGACATAAGTGTGTTTGACCCAACCCAAAATAGCTCAAATTGGTTGTCAAGAGTATGAGGCCAGAGAACCACAGGCAAAAGTCTCCACTGCTACTTCAGCTGTCTAAGGACTCCACCAAACAATGGCAGATATGAGATATCTGCCAATTTATGTCTTGAAGAGCTGAGCAAAGTACAATCACATAGCAGTGGAAACAATTCAATCACCCGGATGTTTAGTAGTAATCTCTGTTTCATCTGTTTCACAAACTCCAACATTAAATCTCAACACCAACGTTTGACTTCGTCGATGACGGGAAAAATTTAGTGCGTATTTTGAAAGTTTCAGATGACAAGTGACGCTAGTATCAACTGTGAAAATCAGTAATTAGTTGCCTTAAAATTGATGTCATAGTTTAACAAAGCAATCCAGTTCTCAAAAATATTCATTTCCATTACTCTCACCAGCAAGTACTAGTAGAATCTCTTCAATTCCTTCAGCAGATTTCCGAATTAccactttcctacagaaacattTCGTTTATCCTCCAGGCTCCCTGAAGGATTGGAAGTAGAGAAATCAGGAAAATTTGGTTCATTGGACCACTGCACATATGATAAAGAAGCTCAGCATTGTAGTTTCTGTCTTTGTCTTTGATTATCTGAAAATATAGCTTCAGTTCATCGAACAGATCAAGAAACTTGTTCACACTGAGTCCACCTTGTGTCAGAAAGCTGCAGTGTCTTCCGGTTGTCTGGAAGTCACGGAAAGGCTGCATGACATGGCATGCAGGGATGGCGACTGACAGTTGATGTGGAAAGAGATCAGATGATGGTCAAAGACAGGGATCTCAGCAATGGACAGAGCAGTGCCTGGTGATGGAGTGATAAGATGCTAAGTGTCTCATACTGTGAACTTCTGCAATGCTGAGCTCAGCCAAACGGGGACACAGCACCCTTGATTAAGGAGGAGCTATTCTTCTCCCTTTTGTCACACAGGTTTAAAGTTAGTGGTGCCAGGTATCATATTCTGCAGGGGCATTTGCCCACTTTGTCACGGAACTCTTTGGTTTTGACCCCATAAATGATAGGGTTGagcatggggggaaggaggaaatagAGGTTAGCCAAGATGATGTGAAGATGGGGAGCAATGACGTGACCGAACCAGTGAGTTATAGTCGTGAAGAGGAAGGGAATACAAGAAGTCAGCATCACAGAGATGTGGGCTGTGCAGGTGTCAAGGGCTTTCTGGTGGGCTTTCTTAGAGGAGATTTGGAGGATGGCCCTGGTAATCTGACCGTAGGAGAGGGCAATGAGTGTCAGGTCTAAACCAGTGACTACAAATATTATCACCAAGCCATACGTCCTGTTGAGTGTGGTGTCCCCGCATGACATTTTTGACACAGCCATGTGCTCACAGTATGTGTGGGGGATAAAGCAgttggcacagaatggctgcctGCTCAGGAGAAGGGGAACCGGCAGAATTAAGAGAACAGCTCTTGTCAAACCCACGAGCCCTAGCTTAGCTATTCGTGAATTGGTGAGGATGGTGGCGTACCGCAGAGGGTTACATATGGCAACATAGCGATCAAAGGCCATTGTCACGAGCACGGCTGAATGTGTCATAGCACTCGCATGCAGGAGGAACAACTGGGTGAGGCAGCCACCCACAGTAATGCCtttcaaattgaaccaaaatatacacagtgcctTTGGCACGACGGAGGTCGACATGGGGATGTCTGTGAgtgccagcatgcagagcagcaggtacatCAGCTTCTGCAGGGTTTCTTCTTTCCCTATGACAAACAGAACCATGACATTTCCCAACAGGCCGATAATGTAGACCatagagaaagggatggaaatccagaaGTGGGCAGCTTCCATGCCAGGGGTGCCCATTAGGATGAATGTTGAAGGGTCAGAGGGGGTGAGATTGAAAGCTGCCATGAGGTGGCTGATGCATCGATCAGGCTCTGAAATGCTCCAGGTGTCTGCGAAGGGAGAGAAGCACAATGAGGGGTTCACACGCTTTATAACAAATAGCACAGTAAATATTTTATGGTATTAACGATCCTGAAATGAAGTTGAGCAGTGAGTTGGCAACATTTACACATGGCACCAGATTATGTAGATCATAGGAAAGTCCAGAGAAGTCCTCAGAGGGAGCTAACCAAGCCAGGTGAAAGGTCAACATGAGGGCAGATGTTCTTCAGTGTCAATAACTGCAATGTGTATGCTCATTGGACGGGAAACTTGAATTCCTCAAACAGCTTACAGGATTCTAATTTAACTGTCTGAACACAGGAGGGGGACATGGGCTTTATGGTACACAGCTCTGTGAAGCCGTGCTCCCAGTTAAAGCCTGGACAGGAACTAAGCAAAAGCCTGGGATTCATGAGGAGTGAGATGGGGAATCATACAGAAAATACAGTGTCATGAGCTCAATCAGTCAATGTTTTACACTCCTCTGGGCTCCTCTCTATAGTACTGAGCATCTTTCTCACACaggatattgcagaattagagTGGTCCAGGGAAGGGCAATGAGAATGATCAACAGCCGGGGTCTCACATGGACTGGGATTGGTATTTTTACCTAAGAAAGGAAATGAATAAGAGGGGATATGAGAAAAGTGTATAAATTACTGACTCGTGGAGAGTAGGTCGAGAATGTGTTCTCCCTGACTCATAACACAAGATTAAGAAGATATTCATTCAAGCTGAAATGTGGCAAATTCAGATCAGATTAAAACAAAATGCTTTCTTCACTCACTGCCTAATTAGACtgaggaactccttgccacaagaGATAGTTGAGGCCATATGGCAAGCAAGAATTAGGAAGGGTTTGGACATTTCCATGAAAAGTGAGACTATCCAGTAACAATTGGCACAGCTAAATAAATAGTTTGGAAAGCCTATAGGCCCACGTGTTTAAGGGTAAAAGCCAATCTCTAGTTGTCAGGCATTAGGGTAATACCCTCATGATGATTTTCCTCCCATCCACCTTTGACTGGGTTTCTTCCACCTTGTTCTGCAACACCTGACGCTGTCACTGTAAGACAGAGGACTATATGGATCATAGGTCTGGTCCACGATGGAACTGCTATATTGGATAGGAGCCAAGTTACCTTATGGAAATAGACATTATCCTGCTGGACTGTGACTTTGTGCTAAACAGAATAGGCATGAAGGACACATAGGTCTTGGTATTTAGGGCTACAGACTGCACCTCTGTTACTTCCCTTGTTTCTTTTGGTGAGACACTCTCTTGCAGGCACCCAGCTTTGTCTAAGACATAAGTTACAGATGTTAACTAAGAAGTGTAAGCAGAGATATGTGTCAGTGACACAGCTGCTAACCCTTCTCATGCCTGATTATtgattaaatttgcagatgacacggaAATTGGGGGTtcgtaaataatgaagaggacaggtcagtgACTCAGAGCAATCTGGAATGGTTGGTAAACTGGGTCAAAGCATACAATGTGTGTTCTAATATAGCTATGTAGATACCtacatgtaggaacaaagaatgcaggcgaTGCTAACACGATAGGGGACTATCGTGGGAAGTGCAATGAATCTGAACAAGAATTGGGGGCATGAAGGGAAAACTAGCTAAACATGAGCTTCCATGCTTGTGACTCTGTGTCCAAAAGAGTGACTGTAATCCTGGGATGATACACAGGAGAATCTCAAGGAGAGGTTGGGAAGTCATTTTACCTtggtatttggcactgatgtgactgctgctgtactcctgtgtgcagttctggtgtccccagTTAAAGATGGATGTTGATACtctggagaggtttcagagaagagtcacaagagtTAGTAAacgattggaaaacctgccttattttGATAGACTTGAGGAGCTCAATCTAGTTAGTTTAACAAAGATGGTTAATGGGTGACTTGATAACAGCCTGTAAGTACATACgcagggaataaatatttaatgataTGATTTTGAGGCTACCATATAGAGGGGTAACAGCATTTAATAGCTGGAAGTTACATCAATAGcattcaacaacaacaactggaAACACCCAGGCTGCAGTTTTGTTGCTTGCCAGGGAAAACATTCCCTGAGACCACCAAGCTGTGCACTCAGAGCTAGGAAAAATCCCAGTGCTGGCCTTGGACCAACAGTCTCAAGGTAAAACTTAATATCAGCACCCACAACCCCCAGCACTACTCACCTGTCCCTGTATACTCCCTGATTGCACCGACAACCCTCAGCACTGGCTGTTTCTCTGTGTGCACCCCCTGCATGCCACCCACAACTACCAGCAATGCCTTCCTGCCCATTTACATCCTACTCCACAACCTCCACTGGTGCCCGCCTGTCCATGTACACCTCCTGCCTACTCCAGATCCAACAGCGCTTCCCCCTTGTCTATGTTGTCCCCCCACTCCCACAACTTCCAGCCCTGCCACACTGTGATACCCCTCACCCAGGTCCAAAACCAGGTGCCAAGCTCCACAGTGACAGCTCACAGAAATACCCTAAGACTAGGTTAAAGTCA contains:
- the LOC115648059 gene encoding putative olfactory receptor 52P1, with translation MAAFNLTPSDPSTFILMGTPGMEAAHFWISIPFSMVYIIGLLGNVMVLFVIGKEETLQKLMYLLLCMLALTDIPMSTSVVPKALCIFWFNLKGITVGGCLTQLFLLHASAMTHSAVLVTMAFDRYVAICNPLRYATILTNSRIAKLGLVGLTRAVLLILPVPLLLSRQPFCANCFIPHTYCEHMAVSKMSCGDTTLNRTYGLVIIFVVTGLDLTLIALSYGQITRAILQISSKKAHQKALDTCTAHISVMLTSCIPFLFTTITHWFGHVIAPHLHIILANLYFLLPPMLNPIIYGVKTKEFRDKVGKCPCRI